From a region of the Mercurialis annua linkage group LG1-X, ddMerAnnu1.2, whole genome shotgun sequence genome:
- the LOC126656285 gene encoding cytochrome P450 CYP82D47-like, with the protein MEFLFPFLNATTAWLIALLFFAFYFQKRKTTVSDKPEPPKAAGALPLVGHLPLLSGDEPAYITLGRLADKYGPIYSVQLGRQKAVAVSSKDLLKELFTVNDLAVSDRPESTAIKHLGYNGVMFAIGRYGEYWRELRKMVMVELLSNRHVELLKPVRASESETFVKELYKHWEENKNGSGHLLVEMDSWLGDMTLNMLVRVVVGKRYFGKNAEGDRKIANRCKEGLREFFYYLGLFVLEDAIPFLGFLDVGGHVKGMKRTAKELDDIASEWLAEHRRKQASGEKMDEKDVPDLMGLMIKALEGVNYSGHNPDMINKSTCVNLIAGGADTSSIILTWILSLLLNHKEVLRKAYEELDRVVGKERLVQESDLQNLPYILGILKETLRLYPPAPLLGPREMREDCMLGGYFIKKGTRILPNVGKMQIDPNVWPEPLEFKPERFLDPKYKHIDVKGSHYELLPFGSGRRVCPGSSLGMPMLQLSLAMFLQCFDISNPSDKPIDLTGCVGLNFAKRDPLKLLAKPRLSPEIYSM; encoded by the exons ATGGAATTTCTATTCCCATTTCTGAATGCCACAACGGCATGGCTGATTGCTCTACTTTTCTTTGCCTTCTACTTCCAGAAACGGAAGACTACAGTTTCCGATAAACCTGAACCACCTAAAGCCGCCGGCGCCTTGCCTCTAGTTGGTCACCTGCCTCTGTTGTCAGGAGATGAACCCGCCTATATAACATTAGGCCGCTTAGCTGATAAGTACGGACCCATCTACTCCGTTCAGCTCGGAAGGCAGAAAGCAGTAGCGGTCAGCTCCAAGGATTTGCTCAAAGAATTGTTTACGGTCAATGATTTAGCAGTTTCTGACCGGCCTGAATCAACTGCTATAAAGCACCTGGGCTACAATGGTGTGATGTTCGCAATCGGACGGTACGGAGAATATTGGCGTGAACTTCGGAAGATGGTAATGGTGGAACTTCTCTCCAATCGCCACGTTGAGTTACTGAAACCGGTCAGAGCCTCTGAATCGGAAACTTTCGTGAAGGAACTGTACAAGCACTGGGAAGAGAATAAAAATGGGTCGGGCCATCTTCTTGTTGAGATGGATTCTTGGCTCGGGGACATGACTCTTAATATGCTTGTTAGAGTTGTTGTAGGGAAGAGATACTTCGGCAAAAATGCAGAAGGTGACCGGAAAATTGCAAATCGGTGCAAGGAAGGCCtaagagaatttttttattacttagGGCTGTTTGTTTTGGAGGATGCAATTCCATTTCTTGGGTTTCTTGATGTGGGCGGACATGTAAAGGGCATGAAACGCACTGCCAAGGAATTGGACGATATCGCTTCTGAGTGGTTAGCAGAACATCGCCGGAAGCAAGCTTCCGGTGAGAAAATGGACGAAAAGGATGTGCCGGACTTAATGGGTTTAATGATAAAAGCGCTTGAAGGAGTGAATTATTCTGGTCATAACCCTGATATGATCAACAAATCTACGTGTGTG AATTTAATTGCAGGAGGGGCTGACACGTCATCAATAATCTTGACTTGGATACTTTCTTTACTGCTAAACCACAAGGAGGTATTGAGGAAGGCATACGAAGAATTGGACAGGGTGGTCGGCAAGGAAAGACTGGTGCAAGAATCAGATCTTCAAAACTTACCTTATATCCTCGGAATTCTTAAAGAAACACTCCGATTATACCCGCCGGCTCCGCTTCTCGGTCCCCGGGAGATGAGAGAAGACTGCATGCTCGGCGGCTACTTCATCAAGAAAGGCACTCGGATTCTTCCAAATGTTGGGAAAATGCAGATCGATCCTAACGTTTGGCCCGAACCACTGGAGTTCAAGCCGGAGCGGTTTCTTGATCCGAAATATAAGCATATCGATGTCAAGGGGTCGCATTATGAGTTGTTGCCGTTCGGTAGCGGAAGAAGGGTCTGCCCTGGATCAAGTCTGGGTATGCCAATGTTGCAGTTGTCATTGGCTATGTTTCTTCAGTGTTTTGACATTTCTAACCCTTCTGATAAACCAATTGACCTAACTGGATGCGTTGGGCTGAACTTTGCGAAAAGGGACCCCCTTAAGCTTCTTGCTAAACCCAGACTGTCTCCTGAAATTTATTCCATGTAA